The following DNA comes from Centroberyx gerrardi isolate f3 chromosome 4, fCenGer3.hap1.cur.20231027, whole genome shotgun sequence.
agaaaagaaaaaaatcctcccTCTTCCTAAACCGTACCACCCCTCTTCTCCAACTCTCACTCCCTTTCTATACATTTCTTATCGctcacacctccctctctctctctctctctctctctctctccatttctcattcccctctctctctctctctccatttctcattcccctccactctttcttttttttttttttccatcttccacTTTCCTGCAGAAATCAACAAGCTCAGCCTCCTCTGAGGCCTCAGAAACCTGCCAGTCTGTCAGCGAGTGCAACTCTCCCACAGCGGTTAgtactgcatgcacacacatctcGCCCATCTACTTACTGCtttggtggacacacacacacagaaaatgcagTGCTTTTCGCTCATTGTTATCTATAGCTTAAGGAGGCTCATGGGCCTCTCCTGACAACCGCAGTACAGTTTGACGAGAGCTATTCATGGATGTTGAGCACTCTGACTCAGACTTGTCTGTCCGTTCCGCAGTTTGGCTCATGCTCATCCTTCGGTACCTTCCGCCCTGCTTTCTCTCACACTGGCACCATCAggcctctctctgtcatacTTCCTGCGTCCCCCACATTTAACCACTCCCCCGGATCCAACACCCCCTCACCCACATCCAAGGTTCCTAGCTGGaaggtttgttttcatttgcaaTTTTTACTTTTGGGTTTTCTCCTTTTAAAAAACTTCTCTGTGTTGCTTCCTTGCTTCTTGGTTTTTTCAATGCCTCACATGCATATCAAGCAATGTGTAGATTAACCTCACAATCACCATTTTGCTGCTACCCATTAAGCTCAGTTTTCAAATCTTTACTTACAAAGGTTTGCTAAACTGAGACAGCCTAACCCATTGTAATGCCATTGACATCTTGATATCTACCGTAGCATCTAACCAGTTCATGAGCCAAATGAACAGTTTCCATTTGTAATAAATGGAAGACTGTACAACTGTCGGATGGTAGACAAGTCCTCTACTTGGAGATACGCTGCTGGGAGACAGTCTCATTGTTACGTCTAATGCCACAGGATTGGGCCAAATCGAGTTCCTATGAGCCGTCACTGGCCACCACTCTGCAGCGTAGGAGAGAATCTCTGGATAGGATGAGAGAGCAGGAGGCTCCGCCCAGTCCACAGGGGTATTCTGGGATGCATCCAGACGATCCACACCGGTCCAGGATTGGCCCAGGAGCCATTGCAGCCAAGGTAAGTGAATGTTGGTATATACAGCGGTATGCCTTGGGAACTGTCCTGTGGTCAATTGTGTAtgtggggttagggttaatccTTATGTATGTCTCTTGTGTcttgcctgcctgtgtgtgtgtgtgtgtgtgtgtgtgtgtgtgtgtgcgcttcaGCATTGTGAGCCCATCTCCCCAGCAGCCAGTACTCTGGCCATGGTCCTGACCAGAGGCCTGAGCATGGAGCAGCAGAAGAGCAGCAGAGACTCCCTGCAGTACTCCAGTGGCTACAGCACCCAGACCAACACCCCGTCCTGCTCCGAGGACACCATCCCCTCACAAGGTAACACTGCCCACTTGGGTGTCATCCCAATCATTATCTACATTATAAGCTgaaaagccataaaaaaataatcttcaAAATGTAGTTCCCATCAGTGTTTGGTGTGGAATATCATGAGAAAATGGATGCTCATGGCATATTGTTACTTTCAGGTTCTGATTATGAGTGCTACTCTCTCAACGGGGACGCTGACAGTGAAGGTCAGGCAGACTTTGACAAGTCCTCCACGATCCCGCGCCACAGCAACATTGCCCAGAACTACCGCCGCATGATCCAAACCAAGAGGCCTGCTAGCACCGCGGGCCTGCCTGCTGGTAAAACCCCTCAGGGAACTACAAACGGAGCAGGGGGAGGGGGCTCAGGGGCCGTCGCCTCCGGGACAGCCACCATTCGCCGGACACCATCCTCCAAAACCGGGGTGAGACGCACCCCGTCCACATCTGGCCCCATCCCCATCCGCCCCCCCATCGTCCCAGTTAAGACCCCCACAGTCCCGGACTCCCCGGGGTACGCCAGCCCGACCCAGCAGCGTTCGGGCAGCGAGGAGTTTCTGTACGGCGACGACCCGTCCACTACGGACTACATGAGGGCTTCTCCCAAGCGGCTGAGCCTGCCGGACACGGCTTGGGGCTGCGGAGCGGGGTTGGACAGGACCGTTTACGCCCAGCAGCCCCCCGGCATGGCCGCCCACGGTGCCGAGGAGGACCCTCTGCTCGCCGCCAACCGCCACAGCCTGGTGGAGAAGATAGGAGAGCTGGCGGCCAGCGCCCACGCCCTGGGCGAGGGTCAGTTCCCCTTCCCCAGCTCGCTGCTCGGAGACCTGGCTCAGTCTGCCCACTCGGTGCCCCAGGAGCTGCCCTCTACAGCCCAGGGGGACGTGGATATGCTGGTGTCCATACGCCGCGGGGTGAGGCTCCGCAAGGCAATGACCGATGACAGGTCGGCCCCCAGGATCCTGCGGTAGCCGGTGGGAGAAGAAAGGCTGCGGTGCAACAACTGCAGTGTCCTTATTAACAAACTGAAGCTGTGTAGTGAAATGCAACAACACTCATGTAATACATGAACTCAGTTAACTGAGAGGACGTAATATGCGGTGAATGAAGGCCAGTTGATAGAGGAAATGTACAgaggatgaaaatgaatgaccaTGGacaatgtcatgtcatgtcatttcatgtcatgtatGTATTGCGTACAAAGTAACCCATGTTTTTTTGGTTGTAttattcttttttctgtctgtgggcTTTGTGGCTGTGCTTCTCTGTTCCCTGTGACCGGTCGTTTCAGCCCAGCTTGTCCCTTTAGACCCAGTGGCCAGAAGATCACTGCTGTAGGGATCCAATGCTCTGTGTCTTTATTCTTCctcttatcattattattattgtgcatTTCTTAATTAACACAGCCACCCGTCAGTGGAAGGTGACGGGCTGAAGTGCTCTGTGAGCCTGTCTGTATGTTGTGTTTCATCACCATTACTGTACGTGTACCGTATTACTGTTTGGTTTCATAAGCTGAACACCAACTGTGTAAGTCATGTAAAATAGGAGCAATATGGCAGTGTTTTTattgctgtactgtactgtcaaTATATTCTGCAATTAAACAGGCTTTTTACTGTAAAATGACTTGACTCTCATTGTTGGGAAGTATCATATGCATAAGCTACTGTCAGGATACAAATAACCTGGTAAACCTGCCAGTATACCGACAGCAGTGCTGTGAAATATATTGTTACATATTATTATTGACATATATTAATAGTTATTAATAGCATATTAATAGTTATCGAACAGCATTAACAACATTTAAGATCAGTTTCatgtagtttttattttaatttattttccttAATTTCCTCtaaattttatatttatattattgtttttaatttcagtttagGTTTCAGTATTATGTTCACAGCTAACAACTAATCTCCAATATAGCTATTTTATATGTCCAGTGCTACGTACAGCTGTACAGCAAAAAAACTTAAACTAATAATATTTTTTGATTTCGACATTAGTTAAttatgaggggggggggggggggggcattcaTACCTGTGCAATCAactatttttttcctccattaaTATTAGGTTTAGTTCACTGTAACCGTACCTACAGCCATTACATTGTATGTCGCTGCTGCTATTTTCAACACTGCAATCCGCTGAGGAGACAGATGGGGGCGACAGAGGTCTTCCACTGTGGCGGAGCGGCCACAGAGGAGCCAGGAGGAGCAGCGATGGAGGATTTGTACCAACGTGACTGCTTCCTTAACATTGGGCAGATTGGCAAAATGGATGATAAGTGGGATAAATACGAGAGACAGGTAAGGGGCTATTACAGCTTCCATGAGCGATATAGCTTTGATCTTAAACCAGTGAACCAACACCACCTgtatataaacataaacattacaCACATATTTCAGAATAGTTATGCTTTAAAGGACACAAAAATGACCAAAACTATCCACGTGGATGACATTTATTCTAAAATAGCCTATataccaaaatatattttacatacTTGCAGATGCTCTCAACAACAAAGACATTTCCAGCGTCCAAGATATATTTCGAATTGATTCCTAATGAATCTGTCATCTGCAAATGTACAAATTCATTGTGGCCAATTTCCTGTAGGCTATATTTTGAACCATATCTCTAAATATCTTCTGAAGTATATGAAACGTATTACCCTGCAGAATGAGCTGCACTGAATGCAAGAAACTCCCTCTCATTAGGCTATAAATGATGGGTGCTGctggaaaacaaacagtaaattGAGTGTATAAAGCTGCTTCCCCCTGGACGATAGTGATGGACTGAGGCCCTTTGCCTGAGGGGCCCCTATCTAAAGGGCTTTAAGATCTATGAGCACCACGTCCATTTAGGGCCGCGCTTATTACTAGGAGAACATTAAACGGCGTAGACCAAGCAAACGAGCAATATAGTTTATAGaaattaggagagagagagagagagagagagagagagagagagagagagagatgcaaacggaaaaaaataataaaaatgacctATTTTTTATCTCATTGACACTGACTCATCACTGACAAAGCTCTCTGATTTGTGGGGAAAATGGAAGCTAATAAGTTTGAGATAAGGAAGATCAGACAATTGGATCAGTGGTCCAGCCTGGCTAACAGGGTGGCAGGAGGGTGTggatgtgggtgggggtgggtggttGGGGTGGGGGTCCTACaggtatgcatgtgtatgtcaGACATGTAGCATATGCTGCAGGACCACCAAGTCTGAAGAAATGAATCATCTGCTCAACTCAGCAAGCCTATAATACATTTCCCATTTTCCGCAAATGGGTTTGTCATAATCCTCTCAGCCTCATAAATAGCACGTTATTGAATTTATACTATTAGTTCAGAGCCTTGAATGAACTGGTCGGGTAATGGAAACCTGCCTAATGGCCGGGGCTTGGCGGAATAATTAACTCTCCctgcagtgaaaacatgaaTTAAGTAGTTGTTTCATTGTGTATCAGgtaatgttctctctctctctctaaactaGGCAATTCAAAAAGAACATCATCACTGCCTCTTTCACACATCTCACCTTTTATTTAGGCTAGACATTGAGCTGAGCCACTGAGCTGtgctcattttcatttgcttttatttttcagtgactGTCTCCTGTGTCTTTTGTTGATGTGAGAAATCTTTTAATGTGCTAATAGATAGTCGTGATTCTTCAGGGCTAGAACAAGATACTCTTCAAATCAATGATCATCTCTGAGTGTGCTAATCACTTAGGCAGCCTGAGGCTGCTCTAATCAGAATGTAGATATTATAAAAGCTCTCCTCAGACAAGATGTGGCcctgaagttgcaggtttttgTTTCTATCTGAACAACAGGCCATGCATTAATCATAAAATTATTTTTGGCTTATTCTTTCAAAGTGGCTAATGTTGTTCTCATTTTATTATTCTTAGTGAGTCTTTCAGTGAACAAATGCCAGCTTCCAGGAGAAGTGGCATTCTGAGCAACAAAGGCTGAAGTGACACTCGGTAATTAGATAGTTTGGTTTTTCTGGTACTTTTTGTGCataagtgacattttcaaaacctGGTAGTAACTCCGCTGCATAATTATTGATGAAGGTAAAGACTGAACCTGGTTGCACGCGTTGCTCCATAATTAATATCCATATTAATACACTGTGATGGGTTGCTACAGCACGGCTTAAATAGTACAGTAGGTGGTAGGAGCCTCAAGGGGCTCACAGATCAAATCTAATTAGCCGTACCTAATACATGAGGGAAATGTCTTTATATTTATCCAGCTCCTCTAACTGCTTTTTGCCTTCAGGTTTTGTTCAGGGAAAATGTCCTGAGGGGGCCGTATAGTCAGGAACGCTACAGTGAACTGCActacagagctgctgctgttggtgtCATGGTGTTTCCAGAAATGGCTCTTCCaggggagtgtgtgagtgtgtgtgtgtgtggggcagggCGTCCATAAATGTTCACTATAAATGTTCACAGATGAATGGCAACCAGAGAGCCGGATGCTTAGTCATCCATTTTAATTGTCCTGTCATTCTTTAATACACCTGCCTGTTTCAGCCAATTATTTCACTGACTTCTGCTGAACAGCCtatttcaagacattttttAACACCCTACTTATGCCGTGGCACAAACGGACTATTAACTGATGCCAGCACCACAGAATCCCCTTAACATTGCCTCCCATTATTTCCcattttgctctgtttttccAGGGAAAATAATGGACAATTTACAACTTACAGAACCTATAACTTGACATGAGAGgatccccctcctccaccccaccatCCCCTGTCTCTGAGGAATGTAAAGACAAAGGTAGGAAAGTTTTGAGTGCTGCCACGGCCACAACCTTTGCCTTTAAGAAGCCATGCCTGCTTCTATTTGAGTGAAGGGAATGGATTTTGTCAATTATTCATTAAGCATGAAGCTTTCTAATGTTCGTTGGCTACTTCCTTgggtgtgatttttttcttcttctcttaatGCCCTGCAGCTCTCAGTTATCTGTTGGAAAATAGGGATGATGAAAAGGTttcagcaattttttttttattattcattacagctttgttgtttttatgtggtGTATGTTGGCGTTTCATCTCGGGCAGATAGAAGTGCTGCAGCCCTCAAGTCAACTATCCCTCTCACTAGTGTATGGCCCGACCCAATGATTGAATTAGCACTTGCCGCTATCTCTCACACTGGCAGTCACGGTGCATTTCACCGTGTGAAACAACATGATAAAAGACAGGTCTTGATTTGCATTCGGTAAGCACTTAGAAAGTTCAAAGTGAAGTTACATGGTACAGTagagcagaggagaacagaaggtcctttagaaaaaaacaacacaaaaaaagaattgGATAAAAGCCCGTAAACTTGGGCACCCAGATTCAGACGGCCTATttttaggtttttattttagctTCACCTTAAAGGAAAACACCGGTGTTGTTCAGCATAAATTTCTTGGCTCATTTCCTTCATCATAACTCATATTATAAACTTATGAACTTATAAGGCATCTTCCATTAAATGGTTTTCTTGCCATAATTTGGAGAAAGGTTCTTTTAGTTCacatattttgaaatgtaatttcCTTCTTAGGTCAAAGATTGTAAAAACACCAGTGAGTGACACCAGTGAGGCATATATTGTGTGCTGTGTCAACAAATAAAAGACTACAGCTATCTATTCCAATATGAACAGCTGCATGCTTTGATTCAAAATCGTCTGGGAGCTCACTGCCAGTTACCAAAGTTATTTCCTCAAAAGAACAGTTTTCTGCAGAAAGTGAATCTGCAGTGATGGATTGTGGCTTCAAATTGATAAGGATGTCTGACAGCGGGAGTTTTGATGAACTTTCAAACTGAATGCAGATGTAGGAGCAGCAGAATGTAATGTGGCATTGAATTACATATCTAGCGTAACAACACACCCCAATGAATTGAGCATTGATCCATGTGCCTCCATagtaaagtaaaaataataCGACATGAGTGACAAACCCAACAGACAGTGCAGCAGTGTTCTCACCCCGGCAGATTGCATTACTCCCTTATCTTTCTGACAACTCAAAGTATTCCGGTCCATGTAATATTTAGCATTCTGTCTTGTCACAGACTGAGAGGTGAGGGGAATCGGAAGTGTGCAGTCTGTGAGAATCAGCAGTAGGCCACCTATGATAAGGTTGTTAAGAGTGTTCATGGTGCTTGGCACGCTAGCAgagtgggaggggagagggagagcggtcGGGGTGACAATGTTCATTCTGAACACTCTGCTGAACATACAACACCTGCAGCACAGATACACAGGGCCGCGCAGCGTAGGCTGTCTCACACTCTGATACCGTGATGTTTACACAGCTTAACAGCCCAAATCATAGGACTTTCAGTTTTAGGTTTCAGTCAGCTGTTTCACTGGtttttcatgctttcataaTGCTGTATTTCCGGACTTGTTTGCATTTTCTGCAAgctgtaaataaaacaaagccaTGTGATTATGGAAATAGGTTGCATATGGCTGCAGTAACCTAACGATTAGAaaagtgggcttgtgaccagaagttTGCAGGTTCAATTCCCCAGTCAGGCTGGGGAGATGTGGgggagagtgaatgagtgaatgagtaatgcctCCCTACAGttgaggtgcctttgagcaaggcagtcCACCCCCAGCTGCTTCAGTGGAGCCCCTCGGTGGCCAATGGGAGACTTTGATTCTACTGGGCAGCTCTTACATGTGAACATGTGTAACCGTGCATGTGAAGCAGAGCGTTGCTGGGAAAAGAGCATTATATGCGCTCACtcgactttccctggatgaaaaaaaaaggatgagtGACTTCAGCTCCATCAACATTTCTTTATGCTGAGAGCGGCGTTGTAGCAGAGAGTCTCCCACATCTGGGGACAACAGTCGCTCAGGGAGAGCTGGTCGGGGTTTGAGGCGGGGACCCCTCTGACCATCACGCAGGGTGGGGTTCTCCGAGGATCTACCGTCCCCCGCGCGCCACGCCCCCGCGCTTGGCGCTGTCCGGTGCTCCGGTGCTGAACGCTGGGTACGAAAACAGAACAACTGCCTGCAGCGCTGTGGACTGGCTGCACGCAGCGGCGCTGAATGGAGCCACGCGACGGATCTCCCCAGGATGAAAAGAGGTTAAAGTTCAGAGGCGTCACTTGAAAAAGGATCATATCGTGGAGAAGTATgagggaaatgtttttttaagtttgggatttttttgttgttgttgtttttaatgattTGCTGTCAGAACTCCTGAGCCACTCGAAGGAACATAACTTGTCACCAACATGATTTGGAGGGTTTTGCTATGCTGCCTCCTGACACTGGTTTTCGGATATAAGACGGAGGAGCGACTGCCTTTCTTCCACGGGCATGTTTTTGAGAACTCGCCGACGGCGTCAAAAGTGAACGGACTGAGCATTCCGGTGAGGCGCATCAACGCGCAAAAATGGTGCCCAGAGTCCGGGATGCACTTGAAACTGTATGGAAACGGCAGCGAAGATTTCCGCGTCTTCGCCCACCACAAGCGGGGGAATATATTGCTAAAAACTTCCCGGGTTTTAGACAGGGAGGCTCGCGCAGAATACCTCCTGAGTGTTGGTCTGTGCTGCCAGACCTGCGTGTCGGAGCCCGTCGTCTTCGAGGTTGCGTCGGTAAAAGTGGACGTTTTGGACACCAACGACCACGAACCCACTTTTCGCAGTGCAGACACCGTTCACATAACTTTAGACGACACCACTGCTCTCCGTAGCGTGGTTTACAGGCTCGAGGCTGTCGACGCAGACAGCGGAAAGAACGCAGACCTGGCATACGTTTCCATCCCCAAAAACGGCAGTTTCTATGTTGTCCCGAAAACAGGCGAAGTTTTGCTGGTTGACTCTATCCTGGGGCTCCCCTCTAAAGTCCAATTCTATGTTTACGCCAAAGACCACGGATGGCCCTCTCTGACCAGTAAAGGTGTAGTGGTCACCATTACGCCACACCGGTGGGCGACGCGTCCTGCTGAATTAAGGGAGTCACGGAGGGCAGGGCGGTCGCCGAGGGCTCTGCTGGAGCCCGGCACCGTGCTCTCCCTCAACGTGTCCGAAGACGCCAGCATCGGCTCGGTCATAACGAGCCTGAGTCCCACCAGGTTTCAGTCGGCCGCCTACGAGTTGATCTACCCGGAGTCAGAGAGCTCCCCGGTCACCGTGGGGCGCGACAGTGGAGATATCACGATAGCCAGGCGTTTGGATAGGGAGACAGAGCCTTTCATGGAGCTCACTGTTAAGATTCAGGATAAACGAGGTGTGTAGTCTATTCCACTATTAATCCGCACTTAAGTGAGGTCAtatatacccccccccccccccccccccccttcccccccatcctctatctccctcccctcccctccaccggGTGATATTTGCATTGTGGTGATGCCCTATAATGGAATGCTGCTATTGCATGCATGATGTGGCAAAACTGTGCCGCCATCTGGACAGCTCACCCTTCATCACTagagccccccacccccaccccccacccaaaaGGCCTGACATCATATCAATACAAGGCTGTCACTGTAGCTGCAGCACAGCCTCATTCAACAGGTGTGCGTCattatcatccatccatccacacgCCTGAAATATTATCCGAAACTCTGCGCATCAATATTACAATGTTCCGTGGCATAATCTCCAGAGTGTTCCAATTTACAATGATTTGAACACTTTGGCAAGATGTTTCAATTATGGATTAACATCATTCACGCTCATTCGTGGGAGGCAGAAGTTGATCTTTTCAATATATGTTCAAGGTCTTTGTGAACTGGATGAATTATGGCCATGATTGACATGGTTTGTGGCTGTGAAGTTGTTTTCAGTGCTAATCCTTGCAGAGTGGCAAACCACTgcgaccctctctctctctctctcatctactAGCATTAGCTCTCTAATCCTCCTCTCATTCACTCCCTAGTCCCAGGGATTTGAAGTGGTGCTGCCACAGTCAGGCAACCTCTCAGATtcttggagggagagagaaactctCCGTATCTGTCATTTAACTTTTGCTTTGCCCCTCCTGAAGTTAGATTCCTGGTATCCTACAAAGAAACATTTGTGGCACGGAATCTAAATGATTTGCTTTGTAATTGTGCCACACAGCGTGCAGGAAACTTGCACTGTTTTCATTTGAATAGCCTGCTGCTGTTACAATGCACAGCATGTTCTAGATTGTAATTGCACGCCTGATTGGGACACATTCTTGTGGGGAAGTATGTGGAGGCTTTTCAGTGGGAGCAAAAATAGTCGGAattctatcttttttttatagatGCATAATAGAAATAAGCTTCTCTAGTCTGACAGATATTCAGATACCTTCctccattttccctctctcacctgccaaactctcctctcctgatCAAAGGCATGGCATGTCCTTTATCCTGTGAATATAGCTTTCCAGACAGAATCCTGACTCGAGTCTGTGAGGGCGGGCCtttcttctccttgtctctttccCAATCCGCGCATACATGGCTCTTTGAGTGATGGAGTCCATTTTAGCTGGGTTTGAGGGATTTACCCTAATCTTCTCCCACTAGAATTGGCCTGCTACCGTTGCATGTGGGTTTGCTTGGGTTTTGCAATAAATACGCGGTCTG
Coding sequences within:
- the mtss1la gene encoding MTSS I-BAR domain containing 2a encodes the protein MESVEKECGALGGLFQAIVNDMKSSYPVWEDFSAKATKLHSQLRTTILAAVAFLDAFQKVADMATNSRGATRDIGSALTRMCMRHRSIETKLRHFTNALMEGLVTPLQDRIEEWKKTANQLDKDHAKEYKRSRQEIKRKSSDTMKLQKKARKGRGNLRPQLDSAMQDVSDLYLLMEETERQAVRRALLEERGRYCTFINLLQPVVNGEIAMLGEVTHLQAIVDDLTVLTEDPHKLPPASEQVIRDLKGSDYSWSYQTPPSSPSSTGSRKSSMCSLLQMPSAGAHRLSSVSSHDSGFISQDANTHSKPPSPMPSDITSQKSTSSASSEASETCQSVSECNSPTADWAKSSSYEPSLATTLQRRRESLDRMREQEAPPSPQGYSGMHPDDPHRSRIGPGAIAAKHCEPISPAASTLAMVLTRGLSMEQQKSSRDSLQYSSGYSTQTNTPSCSEDTIPSQGSDYECYSLNGDADSEGQADFDKSSTIPRHSNIAQNYRRMIQTKRPASTAGLPAGKTPQGTTNGAGGGGSGAVASGTATIRRTPSSKTGVRRTPSTSGPIPIRPPIVPVKTPTVPDSPGYASPTQQRSGSEEFLYGDDPSTTDYMRASPKRLSLPDTAWGCGAGLDRTVYAQQPPGMAAHGAEEDPLLAANRHSLVEKIGELAASAHALGEGQFPFPSSLLGDLAQSAHSVPQELPSTAQGDVDMLVSIRRGVRLRKAMTDDRSAPRILR